The sequence taatgaacaaaacgtacatctaatgaacaagatgtatatactgatgaaaaataaaatttaaaaaattcgtaatgaataagacatatatactgatgaacagggccgcatatactgatgaacaatgcagtatatactgatgaataacaaaatttaaaatattctgctccctccaggattcgaaccctgccaaaaaaaatcaccctccagatacaatatcagctataggattgataaaataaacgccccagatcgtgccctagatctcactaaaattagggggtctcattggagtggccccatatagggttgggttcatgtggatccctatgcttataatagatccgtagatccaaatctagaccacacatttatgacatgtggcgcatcaagatggtgacacgtggcaagacatttcaaggcaaaatctggagaggggtatgaaatataattttcgaaattaaaaaaaaaaaaaatagattttctcaaaataggtatattttagatgcataaagtttcatacgagaatgcatgaactttcatataaaaatgcataaagtttcatataaaaatgcataagatttcaccccaccccaaccccaccctaCCCcagaacccccccccccccaaaaaaaaatatttatttatttattttctcaaaaactgattttctgaccactgaccccccccccccccccctattttttttttgaaaaattgatttttacatgcataaaaaaattacatgttttacatgcatatacttttgcacagaaatgcatatactttcacacaaaaatacatatactttcacacaaaaatgcattacattttttgaaaaaatataattttttttgggctggagggtgggtgggggtctGGATACGGCAAAATCATTCTATTAGATCGAATAAGTACATTCGATCTAATAAGTACCTTGTATCAGAATTGATAAATTCTATGGCTCGGATCTTTAGTATTCTCTTATTTATTACCTGTGTCTACTATTTAGGCAGAATACCGTCACCCCTTTTTACTAAGAAACTGAAAGAAACCTCAAAAACGGAAGAAAGAGATGTAGAAATAGAAACAGCTTCCGAAATGAAGGGGACTAAACAGGAACAAGAGGGATCCACCGAAGAAGATCCTTCTCCTTCCTTTTTTTCGGAAGAAAAGGCGGATCCGAACAAAATCGATAAAACGGAAGAAATCCGAGTGAATGGAAAGGAAAATGAATTCCACTTTCGATTTACAGAGACAGACTCTAAAAATAGACCCGTTTCTGAAGAGTCTTATCTAATGAATATCAACGAGAATCAGGAAAATTCAAGATTCAAAATAAATGATTCAAAAACGGAAAATAAAAAGcctttctttttaaaaaaaaaaaaaaaaaattgggggggggtgggtgggtcagcgactcaacaatcagaaaatcagttttgaaaaaaaaaatttgggggtgggggtggggggtcagtggtcagaaaatcagttaaaaaaaaaaaaattgggtggggggtggggcaggggtggggtggcgaaaatacaagatttattaaaatgaaatgcattttttgtataatttaatgcatttttatgtaaaatctttatgcacttttgtttgattttatatgcatgtgaaacatgactattttggggggtggtaatggggagggttggggggtggtgtggggtgggttgggggtggtgcggggtggggtggtgaaaataccaaaactgtaaaaatcaaatgcatttttctgttcaaagtcatgcatttcatgtgaaaactttatgcatctttgtgggaaactatatgcatctaaaatatctattttgagaaaatctaaatttttttttttaattattaaatccgaaaattacattccaattttacccatctccatattttgccttGAATTGCTTGGaaactccttgccacgtgtcaccatcttgatgtgccatatgtcataaatgtgtggtctagatttggatctacggatctattataagcataggggatctacatgatcccattcctatatatatatatatatatatatatatatatatataataaataaccGTTCAAACTTTCAATCTTCAATACATTACGCATTAGTATTCTCTCCGGTCTACGTAAGAGTTTCACttacctatttttatttatctacgAAAAAAAATTCACTTCACTTTATGAACTATTACATCTTATTTACCTATACattaattatacttttatttcaattgtttaactaataatatacatttttttttgtattaacacTATCGTTACAAgattgtatatttattttatatttctacTTACAATAActttaacaatttaattaaaatatgtgtcTAACACACAATGAGAttcttttttgtggacaaataGAGTAACTTTTGATTTTGTTTaacgtattttatatttatagttattttgtgcccccacaataaaaaaattctggatccgtccctgactggagggagcaaaaactttatctaattaattgaattt comes from Salvia miltiorrhiza cultivar Shanhuang (shh) chromosome 3, IMPLAD_Smil_shh, whole genome shotgun sequence and encodes:
- the LOC131018255 gene encoding protein TIC 214 → MTLKGIDIDRWVGVWIRQNHSIRSNKYIRSNKYLVSELINSMARIFSILLFITCVYYLGRIPSPLFTKKLKETSKTEERDVEIETASEMKGTKQEQEGSTEEDPSPSFFSEEKADPNKIDKTEEIRVNGKENEFHFRFTETDSKNRPVSEESYLMNINENQENSRFKINDSKTENKKP